From a single Streptomyces liliifuscus genomic region:
- a CDS encoding ATP-grasp domain-containing protein, translating to MAAPDPHSGGRVAFVELLPPGGRPNPGANGIAGLRAARALHCETVVVTAHRHRLEPAVGELVDTWIGCDTTSADSVADAVAGQRLDALISWADPFAGIAQQAATRLRLDTVRAATLTELRHAVAAHRRRTGYGDAVTPAGRLICEQELQGPLVSAEGMAVDGRLETWGHTDRTLSPPPHYIETSVAFSAEPLHPDLDDYAAAVCKALGYRNGPFHFEAVLTDTGPVLVEINTRLVGAGIHRAIDLATGTSCVEQVLRGYVGLPLPPPRADGAACLAHLTIPADGRITAVEGVDVARTSPGVHDVVCSVTPGDTVTVTGSNTDRLCYVLATGESRHAARRTARNAAAKIGITTGPYAWSSHV from the coding sequence ATGGCTGCCCCCGACCCGCACTCCGGCGGACGCGTCGCGTTCGTCGAACTCCTGCCGCCCGGCGGCCGTCCGAACCCGGGCGCCAACGGCATCGCCGGGCTGCGCGCCGCACGAGCGCTGCACTGCGAGACCGTCGTCGTCACCGCACACCGCCACCGGCTGGAACCGGCCGTCGGTGAACTCGTCGACACCTGGATCGGCTGCGACACCACCAGCGCGGACAGCGTCGCCGACGCCGTGGCGGGGCAGCGCCTCGACGCGCTCATCAGCTGGGCCGACCCCTTCGCCGGCATCGCCCAGCAGGCGGCCACCCGGCTCCGCCTCGACACCGTACGAGCGGCCACCCTCACGGAACTCCGGCACGCGGTCGCCGCACACCGGCGCCGCACCGGTTACGGCGACGCGGTGACCCCGGCCGGCCGGCTGATCTGCGAACAGGAACTGCAGGGTCCGCTGGTCAGCGCCGAGGGCATGGCCGTCGACGGCCGCCTGGAGACATGGGGTCACACCGACCGGACCCTCAGCCCGCCTCCCCACTACATCGAGACCAGCGTCGCCTTCTCGGCGGAGCCCCTCCACCCCGACCTGGACGACTACGCGGCCGCCGTCTGCAAGGCGCTCGGCTACCGCAACGGCCCCTTCCACTTCGAGGCCGTACTGACCGACACCGGTCCGGTCCTCGTCGAGATCAACACCCGTCTCGTCGGCGCCGGAATCCACCGGGCCATCGACCTCGCCACCGGCACCTCCTGCGTGGAACAGGTGCTGCGCGGCTACGTCGGCCTCCCGCTGCCGCCGCCACGGGCCGACGGCGCGGCCTGTCTCGCCCACCTCACGATCCCGGCCGACGGCCGCATCACCGCCGTCGAGGGAGTCGACGTCGCCCGCACCTCACCCGGAGTCCACGACGTCGTCTGCTCCGTCACGCCCGGCGACACGGTCACCGTCACCGGCTCGAACACCGACCGCCTCTGCTACGTCCTCGCCACCGGCGAAAGCCGTCACGCGGCCCGACGGACCGCCCGGAACGCCGCCGCGAAAATCGGCATCACGACCGGGCCGTACGCATGGTCGTCACACGTCTGA
- the bldC gene encoding developmental transcriptional regulator BldC codes for MTARTPDAEPLLTPAEVATMFRVDPKTVTRWAKAGKLTSIRTLGGHRRYREAEVRALLAGIPQQRSEV; via the coding sequence ATGACCGCTCGCACCCCTGATGCCGAGCCGCTGCTGACCCCCGCTGAGGTAGCCACGATGTTCCGCGTGGACCCGAAGACGGTTACGCGGTGGGCGAAGGCCGGCAAGCTCACTTCGATCCGCACGCTCGGCGGGCATCGCCGTTACCGCGAGGCCGAGGTTCGTGCCCTGCTCGCGGGCATCCCGCAGCAGCGCAGCGAAGTCTGA
- a CDS encoding DUF6274 family protein has product MAATARHETRALLRAHLSAASGYRHLTRHCPICHRLLRLASESAPYDQESPETPYEDETPSPA; this is encoded by the coding sequence ATGGCGGCGACCGCTCGGCATGAGACGCGCGCCCTGCTCCGCGCCCACCTGTCGGCCGCCTCCGGCTACCGCCATCTGACAAGGCACTGCCCGATCTGCCACAGACTCCTCCGGCTGGCCTCCGAGAGCGCTCCCTACGACCAGGAGAGCCCCGAGACCCCCTACGAGGACGAGACACCCTCCCCGGCGTGA
- a CDS encoding MFS transporter, with the protein MAVRGAPADGTDVTARNAGRQDFRRMWLGQNISLVGDQVSLFALPSLAILVLDATGPQVGVLHAMATIAFPALGLFVGAFMDHVRCRPFMIGADLLRLVLFLSIAVLALTDALGLWHLFVAAALASVCTVVFDVGYQTHLPRLVSRDFLPLGNARLEMSSSVARAGGPAIAGAVTQLLGPALAVAANALSFLASAAGLLTIRTPESAVPDPTGAPWRKQILDGARYMWRTPVLRWLSAAAALRNFSMAMVDTVLLLFLYRAMDLSPALAAAVLTAGALAAVLGAVVSRRLVQRMGAGPVLLATVTEGIVWAAAPLALATGSSAVVIAIAFVSALWLPVWNITVITLRQLIAPPHLLGRVHATARTINLCTIPVGAVAGGLLAGWASGMWGEGTGLAAALAVAGLVTVCGLPFLLRGEIRHMRRLPSSEETP; encoded by the coding sequence TTGGCGGTCCGTGGGGCACCTGCCGACGGTACGGACGTCACCGCGCGGAACGCCGGCCGCCAAGACTTCCGCCGGATGTGGCTGGGCCAGAACATCAGCCTCGTCGGCGACCAGGTGTCCCTGTTCGCTCTGCCCAGCCTGGCCATCCTGGTGCTGGACGCCACCGGACCCCAGGTCGGCGTGCTGCACGCGATGGCGACGATCGCCTTCCCCGCGCTCGGCCTGTTCGTCGGCGCCTTCATGGATCACGTCCGGTGCCGCCCCTTCATGATCGGCGCGGATCTGCTGCGGCTGGTCCTCTTCCTGTCGATCGCGGTGCTTGCGCTGACGGACGCGCTCGGGCTGTGGCACCTCTTTGTCGCCGCGGCGCTCGCGAGCGTGTGCACCGTCGTGTTCGACGTCGGCTACCAGACACACCTGCCCCGCCTGGTCAGCCGCGACTTCCTGCCGCTGGGCAACGCACGCCTCGAAATGTCCAGCAGCGTGGCCCGCGCGGGCGGCCCCGCCATCGCCGGCGCGGTCACCCAGCTGCTGGGTCCCGCGCTCGCCGTAGCGGCCAACGCGCTCAGCTTCCTCGCCTCCGCGGCCGGCCTGCTCACCATCCGCACCCCCGAGTCCGCCGTACCCGACCCGACCGGCGCCCCCTGGCGGAAACAGATCCTGGACGGCGCCCGGTACATGTGGCGTACGCCCGTCCTGCGATGGCTCTCGGCCGCCGCCGCGCTGCGCAACTTCAGCATGGCCATGGTCGACACCGTCCTGCTGCTGTTCCTCTACCGCGCCATGGACCTGTCCCCGGCACTGGCCGCCGCCGTCCTGACCGCCGGGGCGCTGGCCGCCGTACTCGGGGCCGTCGTCAGCCGTCGCCTCGTCCAACGGATGGGAGCCGGCCCGGTCCTGCTCGCCACAGTGACCGAGGGGATCGTCTGGGCCGCGGCCCCACTGGCCCTGGCCACCGGATCGAGCGCGGTGGTCATCGCCATCGCCTTCGTCTCCGCGCTGTGGCTGCCGGTCTGGAACATCACCGTCATCACCCTGCGCCAGCTGATCGCCCCGCCCCACCTCCTGGGCCGGGTGCACGCCACCGCCCGCACGATCAACCTGTGCACCATCCCGGTGGGAGCGGTGGCCGGCGGCCTCCTCGCCGGCTGGGCCTCCGGCATGTGGGGCGAGGGCACCGGGCTCGCCGCCGCCCTGGCCGTCGCGGGCCTGGTCACCGTCTGCGGACTGCCGTTCCTGTTGCGCGGGGAGATCCGGCACATGCGCCGGCTGCCCTCCAGCGAGGAGACACCGTGA
- a CDS encoding metallophosphoesterase family protein, giving the protein MARVPAAATALHRVRRVPRAFVRRYRARRTHPVVELVHQPHPWARALGLVTVVLFGAWLGLLIVGNVRAPVGPMDTTMTLRPSLTGGTKINVSPLGALELRSHTAPLRLDVDVDQLDPVRSQALVDHPERLSGLQDEVAQDVGDGTLDLAVRSVVAVVSGATALGLAVYRRPRRALAAGGLALTLLTASGATAFATWNPNSVLEPKFSGLLSSAPSVVGNARSIVSEFDVYQKELARLVTNVTKLYDVTSTLPAYAPDPSTIRVLHVSDIHLNPASWKIIASLVKQYKIDVIVDSGDTMDHGTAAENGFLDPAADLGAPYVWVRGNHDGRVTQSYLERMKNVHVLDNGRAVSVAGLRFAGVGDPQFTPDRTAKLGGDQSEVLAGARLASSLRDQKAAGTPVDIAVAHNPTAARQTDGDVPLVLAGHLHHQEMEIMKYGTRLRIEGSTGGGGLRALEGEDPAPIETSILYLDRDTRRLQAWDEIKLGGLGLTTAEVSRHLPKENQPGAVTTPATPTPSAPTP; this is encoded by the coding sequence ATGGCCCGCGTCCCCGCTGCCGCCACCGCTCTGCACCGTGTACGAAGGGTTCCCCGTGCCTTCGTACGCCGCTACCGCGCACGCCGCACACACCCCGTCGTCGAACTCGTCCACCAACCGCACCCCTGGGCCCGCGCCCTGGGCCTCGTCACCGTCGTGCTGTTCGGCGCGTGGCTGGGCCTGCTGATCGTCGGGAACGTCCGGGCGCCGGTGGGCCCCATGGACACCACGATGACGCTGCGCCCCTCCCTCACGGGCGGCACGAAGATCAACGTCTCGCCGCTCGGCGCCCTGGAACTGCGCAGCCACACGGCCCCGCTCCGCCTCGACGTGGACGTCGACCAGCTCGACCCCGTCCGCTCCCAGGCCCTCGTCGACCACCCCGAACGCCTCTCCGGCCTCCAGGACGAGGTCGCCCAGGACGTCGGCGACGGCACTCTCGACCTGGCCGTACGGTCCGTCGTGGCCGTCGTCTCCGGGGCGACCGCCCTCGGCCTCGCGGTCTACCGCCGCCCGCGCCGGGCCCTGGCGGCCGGCGGCCTGGCCCTGACCCTGCTGACCGCCTCGGGAGCGACGGCCTTCGCGACCTGGAACCCCAACTCGGTTCTGGAGCCGAAGTTCTCGGGCCTGCTCTCCTCCGCCCCCTCGGTCGTCGGCAACGCCCGCAGCATCGTCAGCGAATTCGACGTCTACCAGAAGGAGTTGGCCCGCCTGGTGACGAACGTGACAAAGCTGTACGACGTCACGTCCACGCTGCCCGCCTACGCGCCCGACCCCTCCACCATCCGCGTCCTGCACGTCTCCGACATCCATCTCAACCCGGCGAGCTGGAAGATCATCGCCTCGCTGGTGAAGCAGTACAAGATCGATGTGATCGTCGACTCCGGCGACACCATGGACCACGGCACGGCGGCGGAGAACGGCTTCCTGGACCCGGCGGCCGACCTCGGCGCCCCGTACGTCTGGGTGCGCGGCAACCACGACGGCCGGGTCACCCAGAGCTATCTGGAGCGCATGAAGAACGTGCACGTGCTCGACAACGGCCGGGCGGTCTCGGTGGCGGGCCTGCGCTTCGCGGGCGTCGGCGACCCGCAGTTCACCCCCGACCGCACGGCCAAGCTGGGCGGCGACCAGTCGGAGGTGCTCGCGGGCGCCCGCCTCGCCTCCTCCCTGCGCGACCAGAAGGCGGCCGGCACCCCGGTCGACATCGCCGTCGCGCACAACCCGACCGCCGCCCGCCAGACGGACGGCGATGTGCCCCTGGTCCTGGCCGGCCATCTCCACCACCAGGAGATGGAGATCATGAAGTACGGCACCCGGCTGCGCATCGAGGGCTCCACGGGCGGCGGCGGTCTGCGCGCGCTGGAGGGCGAGGATCCCGCACCGATCGAGACGTCGATCCTCTACCTCGACCGCGACACCCGACGTCTCCAGGCCTGGGACGAGATCAAACTGGGCGGCCTCGGGCTCACCACGGCCGAGGTCAGCCGCCACCTCCCCAAGGAGAACCAGCCGGGCGCCGTCACCACCCCGGCCACCCCGACCCCTTCCGCACCCACCCCGTAA
- a CDS encoding Leu/Phe/Val dehydrogenase: protein MTDVTGAPADVLHTLFHSDQGGHEQVVLCQDRASGLKAVIAIHSTALGPALGGTRFYPYASEEEAVADALNLSRGMSYKNAMAGLDHGGGKAVIIGDPERIKTDELLLAYGRFVASLGGRYVTACDVGTYVADMDVVARECRWTTGRSPENGGAGDSSVLTAFGVFQGMRASAQHLWGDPSLRGRRVGVAGVGKVGHHLVEHLLEDGAEVVITDVRQDSVRRILDRHPSPSGVTAVADTDALIRVEGLDIYAPCALGGALNDDSVPVLTAKIVCGAANNQLEHAGVEKDLADRGILYAPDYVVNAGGVIQVADELHGFDFERCKAKAAKIFDTTLAIFARAKEDGIPPAAAADRIAEHRMAEARRP from the coding sequence GTGACCGATGTAACCGGCGCGCCTGCTGATGTACTGCACACCCTGTTCCACTCGGATCAGGGCGGCCATGAGCAAGTCGTGCTCTGCCAGGACCGAGCCAGTGGCCTCAAGGCCGTCATCGCCATCCACTCGACCGCCCTGGGCCCCGCCCTCGGCGGCACGCGCTTCTACCCGTACGCGAGCGAGGAGGAGGCCGTCGCCGACGCGCTGAACCTCTCCCGCGGGATGTCGTACAAGAACGCCATGGCCGGGCTCGACCACGGCGGCGGCAAGGCCGTGATCATCGGGGATCCCGAACGGATCAAGACCGATGAGCTGCTCCTCGCGTACGGCCGCTTCGTGGCCTCACTCGGCGGCCGTTACGTCACCGCGTGTGACGTCGGTACGTACGTGGCCGACATGGACGTCGTGGCACGCGAGTGCCGCTGGACCACCGGACGCTCCCCCGAGAACGGCGGCGCGGGCGATTCGTCCGTCCTGACGGCCTTCGGTGTCTTCCAGGGCATGCGGGCCTCCGCACAGCACCTGTGGGGCGACCCCTCGCTGCGCGGCCGCAGGGTCGGCGTCGCGGGCGTGGGCAAGGTCGGGCACCACCTGGTGGAGCATCTGCTGGAGGACGGCGCGGAGGTCGTGATCACGGACGTCAGACAGGACTCCGTACGGCGAATTCTGGACAGGCACCCGTCCCCGTCCGGTGTGACGGCCGTCGCGGACACCGACGCGCTCATCCGGGTCGAGGGACTGGACATCTACGCCCCCTGCGCGCTGGGCGGCGCCCTGAACGACGACTCCGTGCCGGTGCTCACCGCGAAGATCGTCTGCGGTGCGGCCAACAACCAGCTGGAGCACGCCGGCGTCGAGAAGGACCTCGCCGACCGCGGGATCCTCTACGCGCCGGACTACGTGGTGAACGCCGGCGGTGTCATCCAGGTCGCCGACGAGCTCCACGGTTTCGACTTCGAGCGGTGCAAGGCGAAGGCCGCGAAGATCTTCGACACCACGCTGGCCATATTCGCACGTGCGAAGGAGGACGGGATTCCGCCGGCCGCCGCGGCCGACCGGATCGCCGAACACCGCATGGCGGAGGCACGCCGCCCCTGA
- a CDS encoding DUF3073 domain-containing protein, producing MGRGRAKAKQTKVARQLKYSSGGTDLSRLANELGASTSQQPPNGEPFEDDDEEDDPYAQYADLYNDDEDEDDESGPTSQRRGA from the coding sequence ATGGGGCGCGGCCGGGCAAAGGCCAAGCAGACGAAGGTCGCCCGCCAGCTGAAGTACAGCAGCGGCGGGACTGACCTCTCGCGTCTGGCCAATGAGCTGGGCGCTTCGACTTCGCAACAGCCGCCGAATGGCGAGCCGTTCGAGGACGACGACGAGGAAGACGACCCGTACGCCCAGTACGCGGATCTCTACAACGACGACGAGGACGAGGACGACGAGTCCGGTCCCACGTCTCAACGCCGCGGCGCTTGA
- a CDS encoding metallopeptidase family protein, with translation MLEMTREEFEELVAEALDRIPPELTRLMDNVAVFVEDEPPADDPELLGLYEGTPLTDRGEWYAGVLPDRITIYRGPTLRMCATREEVVAETEVTVVHEIAHHFGIDDARLHALGYG, from the coding sequence GTGCTGGAGATGACGCGCGAGGAGTTCGAGGAACTGGTCGCCGAGGCGCTGGACCGGATTCCACCGGAGCTGACGCGGCTGATGGACAACGTGGCGGTGTTCGTCGAGGACGAGCCGCCCGCCGACGACCCCGAGCTGCTCGGGCTCTACGAGGGGACTCCGCTGACCGATCGCGGCGAGTGGTACGCCGGGGTGCTGCCCGACCGGATCACCATCTACCGGGGGCCCACGCTGCGGATGTGCGCGACGCGGGAGGAGGTCGTGGCCGAGACCGAGGTGACCGTGGTCCACGAGATCGCCCACCACTTCGGCATCGACGACGCACGGCTGCACGCGCTCGGGTACGGGTGA
- the hrpA gene encoding ATP-dependent RNA helicase HrpA, translating into MSTTPAPAFGAIAPRLTELSLRDAQRLGRRLEGARKVRKPEARAAVLAEIEAEVAKGETRMAERRSRVPAITYPEQLPVSQKKDDIAAAIRDHQVVIVAGETGSGKTTQIPKICMELGRGVRGMIGHTQPRRIAARTVAERVADELDVTLGEAVGWKVRFTDQVNPDGTFVKLMTDGILLAEIQTDRELYAYDTIIIDEAHERSLNIDFLLGYLAQLLPRRPDLKVVITSATIDPERFSRHFGDAPIIEVSGRTYPVEVRYRPLLEEDGDDSDRDQITAICDAVEELQGEGKGDILVFLSGEREIRDTADAITKRNYRFTEVLPLYARLSHAEQNRVFQQHTGRRIVLATNVAETSLTVPGIKYVIDPGTARISRYSHRTKVQRLPIEPVSQASANQRKGRCGRTSDGICIRLYSEDDFLARPEFTDAEILRTNLASVILQMTAAGLGDIEKFPFIDPPDHRNIRDGVQLLQELGALDPAQKDARKRLTERGRKLAQLPVDPRLARMVLEADKNGCVREVMVIAAALSIQDPRERPADKQTQADQQHARFKDETSDFLAYLNLWRYVREQQKERGSSSFRRMCKQEYLNFLRIREWQDIYTQLRTVAKQMGIHLNEDDAPEQQVHLSLLAGLLSHIGMKDVKETGGESGRNTGKNEYLGARNAKFAIFPGSALFKKPPRFVMSAELVETSRLWARVNAKIEPEWVEPLAEHLLKRTYSEPHWEKDQAAVMAYEKVTLYGVPIIAQRKVNYGRIDPEASRELFIRNALVEGDWRTHHKFFADNRKLLTEVEELEHRARRRDILVDDETLFDFYDQRVPEHVVSGAHFDSWWKHKRHEEPELLDFERSMLINERAGDVSKDDYPDTWRQGPLKFRVTYQFEPGADADGVTVHVPLQVLNQVTDEGFDWQIPGLREEVVTELIRSLPKPIRRNYVPAPNFAQRFLDRAVPLQEPLTTTMARELKRMVGVPLTADDFDWSRVADHLRITFRIVDERRRKLAEDKDLEALKLRLKPKARQAISQAAAATAEREGGGAIERTGLTDWTIGSLTRVFETRRAGQPVKAFPALVDDGDTVSVRLFDTEAEQQQAMWKGTRRLILRNIPVNPAKFASDKLTNAHKLALSANPHGSVQALFDDCATAAADKLIADFGGPAWDEESYRKLYEKVRAEIVDTTVRTVNQVQQVLAAWQACERRLKGVRSAVLLANLTDVRKQLDALVKPGFVTGTGLRRLPDLMRYLVAADRRLQQMPTNVQRDTSRMEKVHEMQDEYAWLLEQMPQGRPVPSSVLDIRWMIEELRVSYFAHALGTAYPVSDKRIVKAIDAAVP; encoded by the coding sequence ATGTCAACGACTCCTGCCCCCGCCTTCGGCGCCATCGCCCCCCGCCTGACCGAGCTGTCCCTGCGCGACGCGCAGCGGCTCGGGCGCAGGCTCGAAGGCGCGCGCAAGGTCCGTAAGCCCGAGGCCCGGGCCGCCGTCCTCGCCGAGATCGAGGCGGAGGTCGCCAAGGGCGAGACCCGGATGGCCGAGCGCCGCTCCCGCGTGCCCGCGATCACCTATCCCGAGCAGCTCCCGGTCAGTCAGAAGAAGGACGACATCGCGGCCGCCATCCGCGATCACCAGGTCGTCATCGTCGCCGGCGAGACCGGTTCCGGTAAGACCACCCAGATCCCCAAGATCTGTATGGAGCTCGGCCGCGGCGTCCGCGGCATGATCGGGCACACCCAGCCCCGCCGTATCGCCGCCCGGACCGTCGCCGAGCGCGTGGCGGACGAGCTAGACGTCACGCTGGGCGAGGCCGTCGGCTGGAAGGTGCGCTTCACCGACCAGGTCAACCCGGACGGCACCTTCGTCAAGCTGATGACGGACGGCATCCTGCTCGCCGAGATCCAGACGGACCGCGAGCTGTACGCGTACGACACGATCATCATCGACGAGGCCCACGAGCGGTCCCTCAACATCGACTTCCTGCTGGGCTACCTCGCCCAGCTGCTGCCCAGGCGCCCCGACCTCAAGGTCGTCATCACCTCCGCGACCATCGACCCCGAGCGCTTCTCCCGGCACTTCGGGGACGCCCCGATCATCGAGGTCAGCGGCCGTACGTATCCGGTCGAGGTGCGCTACCGCCCTCTCCTCGAAGAGGACGGCGACGACTCCGACCGCGACCAGATCACCGCGATCTGCGACGCCGTCGAGGAACTCCAGGGGGAAGGCAAGGGCGACATCCTCGTCTTCCTCTCGGGTGAGCGGGAGATCCGCGACACCGCGGACGCGATCACGAAGAGGAACTACCGCTTCACCGAGGTACTTCCCCTGTACGCCCGCCTCTCGCACGCCGAGCAGAACAGGGTCTTCCAGCAGCACACCGGCCGCAGGATCGTTCTGGCGACCAACGTCGCCGAGACCTCTCTCACCGTGCCGGGCATCAAGTACGTGATCGACCCGGGCACCGCCCGTATCTCCAGATACAGCCACCGCACAAAGGTCCAGCGCCTTCCGATCGAGCCGGTCTCGCAGGCCAGCGCCAACCAGCGCAAGGGCCGCTGCGGCCGGACCAGCGACGGCATCTGCATCCGCCTCTACTCCGAGGACGACTTCCTCGCCCGCCCGGAGTTCACCGACGCCGAGATCCTCCGTACGAACCTGGCGTCCGTCATCCTCCAGATGACCGCGGCCGGGCTCGGGGACATCGAGAAGTTCCCGTTCATCGACCCGCCGGACCACCGCAACATCCGCGACGGCGTCCAACTCCTCCAGGAACTGGGCGCGTTGGACCCCGCCCAGAAGGACGCCCGCAAGCGGCTAACCGAGCGGGGCCGCAAGCTCGCCCAGCTGCCCGTGGACCCGCGGCTGGCCCGGATGGTCCTGGAGGCCGACAAGAACGGCTGTGTGCGCGAGGTCATGGTGATCGCCGCCGCGCTCTCCATCCAGGACCCGCGCGAGCGCCCGGCAGACAAGCAGACACAGGCCGACCAGCAGCACGCCCGCTTCAAGGACGAGACGTCCGACTTCCTGGCGTACCTCAACCTCTGGCGGTACGTGCGCGAGCAGCAGAAGGAGCGCGGCTCGTCGTCCTTCCGCCGGATGTGCAAGCAGGAGTACCTGAACTTCCTGCGGATCCGCGAGTGGCAGGACATCTACACGCAGCTGCGGACCGTCGCCAAGCAGATGGGCATCCATCTGAACGAGGACGACGCCCCCGAGCAGCAGGTCCATCTCTCCCTCCTCGCCGGCCTGCTGTCCCACATCGGCATGAAGGATGTGAAGGAGACAGGGGGCGAGAGCGGGAGGAACACCGGGAAGAACGAGTATCTGGGCGCCCGGAACGCCAAGTTCGCGATCTTCCCCGGCTCGGCGCTCTTCAAGAAGCCCCCGCGGTTCGTGATGTCCGCCGAGCTCGTCGAGACGTCCCGTCTCTGGGCCCGGGTCAACGCGAAGATCGAGCCCGAGTGGGTCGAGCCCCTCGCGGAACACCTGCTGAAGCGCACGTACAGCGAACCGCACTGGGAGAAGGACCAGGCCGCGGTGATGGCGTACGAGAAGGTCACGCTGTACGGCGTGCCGATCATCGCCCAGCGGAAGGTCAACTACGGGCGGATCGACCCGGAGGCCAGCCGCGAGCTTTTCATTCGCAACGCACTGGTCGAGGGCGACTGGCGTACGCACCACAAGTTCTTCGCGGACAACCGCAAACTCCTCACCGAGGTCGAGGAGTTGGAGCACCGCGCCCGGCGCCGCGACATCCTCGTGGACGACGAGACGCTGTTCGACTTCTACGACCAGCGGGTGCCCGAGCACGTCGTCTCGGGCGCGCACTTCGACTCCTGGTGGAAGCACAAGCGCCATGAGGAGCCCGAGCTGCTCGACTTCGAGCGGTCGATGCTCATCAACGAACGGGCCGGAGATGTCAGCAAGGACGACTACCCGGACACCTGGCGCCAGGGCCCGCTGAAGTTCCGGGTGACCTATCAATTCGAGCCAGGTGCGGACGCGGACGGCGTCACCGTCCACGTCCCGCTCCAGGTGCTGAACCAGGTCACGGACGAGGGCTTCGACTGGCAGATCCCGGGCCTGCGCGAGGAGGTCGTGACGGAGCTGATCCGCTCCCTCCCGAAGCCGATCCGCCGGAACTACGTCCCGGCCCCCAACTTCGCCCAGCGGTTCCTGGACCGGGCGGTGCCCCTGCAGGAGCCGCTGACGACGACGATGGCGCGCGAGCTGAAGCGCATGGTCGGTGTGCCCCTCACGGCCGACGACTTCGACTGGTCCCGGGTCGCCGACCATCTGAGGATCACCTTCCGGATCGTCGACGAGCGGCGGCGCAAGCTGGCCGAGGACAAGGACCTGGAAGCCCTGAAGCTGCGCCTGAAGCCGAAGGCGCGCCAGGCGATCTCGCAGGCCGCGGCGGCGACGGCCGAGCGCGAGGGCGGCGGAGCCATCGAGCGGACGGGCCTCACGGACTGGACCATCGGCTCCCTCACCCGTGTCTTCGAGACGCGTCGGGCCGGCCAGCCGGTGAAGGCGTTCCCGGCCCTGGTCGACGACGGCGACACCGTCTCCGTACGTCTCTTCGACACCGAGGCCGAGCAGCAGCAGGCCATGTGGAAGGGCACGCGGCGGCTCATCCTGCGCAACATCCCGGTGAACCCGGCGAAGTTCGCCTCGGACAAGCTCACGAACGCGCACAAGCTGGCCCTGTCCGCGAACCCGCACGGCTCCGTCCAGGCCCTCTTCGACGACTGCGCGACGGCCGCAGCCGACAAGCTGATCGCCGACTTCGGCGGCCCGGCCTGGGACGAGGAGTCGTACCGCAAGCTGTACGAGAAGGTGCGCGCGGAGATCGTCGACACGACGGTCCGTACGGTCAACCAGGTGCAGCAGGTCCTGGCCGCCTGGCAGGCCTGTGAGCGCCGTCTGAAGGGCGTACGCAGCGCCGTGCTGCTCGCGAACCTCACGGACGTACGCAAGCAGCTGGACGCCCTCGTGAAGCCCGGCTTCGTGACGGGGACGGGTCTGCGGCGGCTGCCGGATCTGATGCGCTATCTGGTGGCCGCGGACCGCCGGCTCCAGCAGATGCCGACGAACGTCCAGCGGGACACGAGTCGTATGGAGAAGGTCCACGAGATGCAGGACGAGTACGCCTGGCTCCTGGAGCAGATGCCTCAGGGGCGTCCCGTGCCCTCGTCGGTCCTGGACATCCGCTGGATGATCGAGGAGCTCCGGGTCAGCTACTTCGCCCACGCGCTGGGCACGGCGTACCCCGTCTCCGACAAGCGCATCGTGAAGGCGATCGACGCCGCTGTCCCGTAA